A stretch of the uncultured Desulfobacter sp. genome encodes the following:
- a CDS encoding DVU0772 family protein, which translates to MRLKDIKKDHNLINAVDWEMTPEEAIALHLEWGPLRSQSYYNSRDNNNETVYFVINTWKKNPILTLVRRKGFDSEELGSFDLPKDVISDFMQGIGKYKGVYAVEGKVKDWLKKELDA; encoded by the coding sequence ATGAGACTCAAAGACATAAAAAAAGACCATAACCTAATCAATGCAGTAGACTGGGAAATGACCCCCGAAGAAGCCATTGCCCTGCATCTTGAATGGGGGCCGCTTCGTTCTCAGAGCTACTACAACTCCAGAGACAATAATAATGAGACTGTTTACTTTGTGATCAACACCTGGAAGAAAAACCCCATCCTGACCCTTGTCAGAAGAAAAGGGTTTGATTCCGAAGAGCTTGGCAGCTTTGATCTGCCCAAAGATGTTATCTCTGATTTCATGCAGGGTATCGGCAAGTATAAAGGGGTTTATGCCGTGGAAGGAAAAGTCAAAGACTGGCTTAAAAAGGAACTTGATGCATAA
- the nifS gene encoding cysteine desulfurase NifS, whose amino-acid sequence MIYTDNNATTQVADEVIEEMLPYLGKFYGNPSSMYGFADTVNKKVQQAREQVADLINADPDEIIFTSCGTESDNAAINAALNAFPQKKHIITTEVEHPAIRSLCIHLQEKRGYKVTFVPVDKKGRLDLDSLYNSMSDATAVVSVMWANNETGVIFPIAEIAEKAKEKGVWFHTDAVQATGKIPIDVKAAGVDMLSLSGHKIHAPKGIGVLYVKKGIKFSPFLVGGHQEKGRRGGTENTASIIALGKACELAKAHLPLMDTQVRQIRDYLETRLLETIPATSVNGDTENRLPNTLSIGFDAVEGESILMLMNQAGICASSGSACTSGSLDPSHVLMAMQVPFKSAHGTIRFSLSHYNTKAEMDTIVETLIPAIDRLRQMSPFWKNGKVV is encoded by the coding sequence ATGATCTACACTGATAATAATGCAACCACGCAAGTGGCCGACGAAGTGATTGAAGAGATGCTGCCGTACTTAGGGAAATTTTACGGCAACCCGTCTTCAATGTATGGCTTTGCGGATACCGTGAATAAAAAAGTCCAGCAGGCCAGGGAGCAGGTAGCAGACCTGATCAATGCAGACCCTGACGAAATTATTTTTACATCCTGCGGTACTGAAAGCGACAATGCAGCCATTAACGCCGCCCTAAACGCATTTCCACAAAAAAAACATATCATCACCACAGAAGTTGAGCACCCGGCTATCAGAAGTCTCTGCATTCACCTTCAGGAAAAAAGGGGATACAAGGTAACCTTTGTGCCGGTGGATAAAAAGGGGCGTCTTGATCTTGATAGCCTTTACAACAGCATGTCGGATGCTACCGCCGTTGTCTCCGTCATGTGGGCGAATAATGAAACCGGGGTGATATTTCCCATTGCTGAAATTGCGGAAAAAGCAAAGGAAAAAGGAGTATGGTTTCATACGGATGCAGTCCAGGCTACCGGCAAAATCCCCATTGACGTTAAGGCCGCCGGCGTGGACATGCTGTCCTTGTCAGGACATAAAATCCATGCACCCAAGGGAATTGGCGTTCTCTATGTCAAAAAAGGCATCAAATTCTCACCCTTTCTGGTCGGTGGGCACCAGGAAAAGGGCCGTAGGGGCGGTACGGAAAACACCGCATCCATCATCGCCCTGGGCAAGGCCTGTGAACTTGCAAAGGCCCATCTTCCCCTGATGGACACTCAGGTTCGTCAAATCCGGGATTACCTTGAGACACGCCTCTTAGAGACCATCCCGGCAACGTCTGTAAACGGGGATACGGAAAACCGCCTGCCCAACACCCTGTCCATCGGCTTTGACGCCGTTGAGGGCGAATCCATCCTCATGCTGATGAACCAGGCCGGCATATGCGCCTCTTCGGGTTCCGCCTGTACCTCGGGCTCCCTGGATCCATCCCATGTGCTCATGGCTATGCAGGTGCCCTTTAAATCCGCCCATGGCACCATTCGATTTTCATTGTCTCATTATAATACCAAAGCAGAAATGGACACCATTGTAGAAACCCTGATTCCGGCTATTGATAGATTGCGCCAGATGTCGCCATTCTGGAAAAATGGAAAAGTTGTGTGA
- the nifU gene encoding Fe-S cluster assembly protein NifU: protein MWNYSEKVMEHFLKPRNVGELEDANAIGETGSLNCGDALKLYLKVNENERIIDASFMTFGCASAVASSSALTEIIKGMTLDDAAKVTNDDIADYLGGLPKEKMHCSVMGQAALKKAIADFRGIQILEKPGEMICECFDVTDLEIIDAVKTNGLETTEDVTNYLKAGGGCGKCLDRIEEVLHKTMATMETYSAAD from the coding sequence ATGTGGAATTATTCAGAAAAAGTTATGGAACATTTCTTGAAACCAAGGAATGTTGGAGAGCTTGAAGATGCCAATGCCATTGGTGAAACAGGCTCGTTGAACTGCGGTGACGCACTTAAATTGTATTTAAAGGTAAACGAAAATGAAAGAATCATTGACGCATCCTTTATGACATTTGGCTGTGCATCTGCCGTAGCCTCCTCCTCGGCACTGACCGAAATAATCAAGGGTATGACCCTGGATGATGCTGCTAAAGTAACCAATGACGACATCGCCGATTATCTAGGCGGGCTGCCTAAAGAAAAAATGCACTGTTCGGTCATGGGACAGGCTGCTTTAAAAAAAGCAATTGCCGACTTCCGCGGGATTCAAATCCTTGAAAAGCCCGGAGAGATGATATGCGAATGCTTTGATGTCACGGATCTTGAAATCATTGATGCCGTTAAAACCAATGGCCTTGAGACTACCGAAGATGTGACCAATTATCTTAAAGCCGGCGGCGGTTGCGGCAAATGTCTGGACCGAATAGAAGAAGTCCTCCACAAGACCATGGCAACCATGGAAACATATTCAGCAGCCGATTGA
- a CDS encoding ABC transporter substrate binding protein, giving the protein MAFLILCVPWNRFAESSDIHSSKNIDSQAWLLNKKILWVSSYHQGYEANDAIETGIRSQLKGTPVELRVFFMDTKRKNTAIQGRTAAKKALSIIEQFRPDVIIASDDNAQKYLVVPYLKETSIPIVFCGVNWEIKHYGYPAPNITGMVEVDLAQQMYDLMKSYAKGRKIGFLSGNVDAERNMVQIYNNRFFHGRLKPYLVESMAEFKHAFLQAQQDIDMLYIYNYTGIKDWEPNEAELFLSRHTRIPTGSHNDFMSPFVTFVAAKSLLEHGRYAAQTALRILSGVPPDKIAVTENKEVELYVNMRMAKAASFVFPVDLLQTATVISTIKAYLDPEPGDNTPDQYAGKKIFFLDSYHKEYEWSTGIKNGLLSRLYETGIHLHSFYMDAKRKNSPDRLKEIGQKAYQEIVQFKPDVVIACDDAAQKYVISPYLREQTIPVVFCGVNWDASEYGYPASNITGMIEEEPIGRLIDLLQQFAKGRRLGYIAGNTLTQQKLVEFYHQHYFQKRLTCIRLVDSMAEWKDAVVEMQDSADILILSNYSGIQNWDSGQVVRFVEKHNTLPTGGMLNFMAPYAIFVLDRIPEEQGSYAASTALRILDGTPASQIPIEKNILFRLTLNLPMAEASNITIPYTVLKQAEKLIQ; this is encoded by the coding sequence TTGGCTTTTTTGATTTTATGCGTTCCATGGAACAGGTTTGCAGAAAGCAGTGATATTCATTCTTCAAAAAATATTGATTCGCAAGCCTGGCTTTTAAATAAAAAGATTCTCTGGGTCAGCTCCTATCATCAAGGATATGAGGCGAATGATGCCATTGAGACCGGAATTCGTTCACAACTAAAAGGAACCCCGGTTGAGTTGCGCGTTTTTTTCATGGATACAAAGCGTAAAAATACTGCGATTCAAGGCCGAACTGCCGCAAAAAAGGCGCTTTCAATTATTGAACAATTTCGTCCTGACGTCATCATAGCTTCAGACGATAACGCCCAAAAATATCTTGTGGTGCCATACCTGAAAGAAACATCCATTCCAATCGTTTTTTGTGGCGTTAATTGGGAGATCAAACATTACGGATATCCCGCTCCCAACATCACGGGTATGGTTGAAGTGGATCTGGCACAACAGATGTACGATCTTATGAAGTCATATGCAAAGGGTCGCAAAATCGGCTTTCTCAGCGGCAATGTTGATGCTGAACGCAACATGGTGCAAATATACAACAATCGTTTTTTTCATGGCCGGCTTAAGCCCTATCTGGTCGAGTCCATGGCTGAATTCAAACACGCCTTTTTGCAGGCCCAGCAGGACATCGATATGCTATATATATACAATTATACAGGCATTAAAGACTGGGAGCCCAATGAAGCGGAACTGTTTCTCAGCCGTCATACACGGATTCCAACCGGCTCACACAATGATTTTATGTCGCCTTTTGTTACTTTTGTCGCTGCCAAATCCTTGCTGGAACATGGCCGGTATGCCGCGCAAACGGCACTTCGCATTTTATCCGGTGTCCCACCGGATAAAATTGCGGTAACTGAAAATAAAGAGGTTGAACTGTATGTAAATATGCGGATGGCCAAAGCAGCTTCTTTTGTTTTTCCGGTAGATCTATTACAAACTGCGACCGTTATATCGACAATAAAAGCATACCTTGACCCGGAGCCCGGGGATAATACGCCGGACCAGTATGCCGGAAAGAAAATTTTTTTCCTCGATTCATATCATAAAGAATATGAATGGAGTACAGGTATTAAAAACGGTCTTTTAAGCAGACTTTATGAAACCGGCATCCACCTGCACAGTTTTTATATGGATGCCAAACGAAAAAATAGTCCTGACCGGTTAAAAGAGATAGGGCAAAAGGCCTATCAGGAAATTGTCCAATTTAAGCCTGATGTGGTCATTGCGTGTGACGATGCGGCACAAAAATATGTTATTTCTCCCTATTTGCGGGAACAAACAATCCCTGTTGTATTCTGTGGTGTCAATTGGGATGCTTCAGAATATGGATACCCTGCGTCCAACATTACCGGCATGATAGAAGAGGAACCCATTGGCCGCCTGATTGATCTTCTGCAACAATTTGCCAAAGGCAGGCGTCTGGGATACATTGCAGGTAATACGTTGACCCAGCAAAAACTTGTTGAATTCTATCATCAACATTATTTTCAGAAACGATTGACCTGCATTCGCCTTGTAGATTCCATGGCAGAATGGAAAGATGCGGTTGTGGAAATGCAAGATAGTGCAGATATACTGATTTTGTCTAATTATTCGGGTATTCAAAATTGGGACAGCGGCCAGGTTGTACGGTTTGTTGAAAAGCACAACACGTTGCCCACGGGAGGTATGCTCAATTTTATGGCGCCATATGCCATTTTTGTTCTTGACAGAATTCCGGAAGAGCAGGGTAGTTATGCTGCGAGTACGGCGCTGCGGATTCTTGACGGCACGCCTGCTTCTCAAATTCCAATAGAAAAAAATATACTGTTCCGTCTGACGTTGAATCTTCCTATGGCAGAAGCATCAAATATAACAATTCCATACACGGTATTAAAGCAGGCAGAAAAATTAATACAATAA
- a CDS encoding transporter substrate-binding domain-containing protein yields the protein MTAVQETRQTGERKLVYEIYLLALLLIFICLVPGKKNLAFATSNFAPQKTQFVVGTKHVPPFAFKDDTGHWQGISIALWKTIAKEMNLEYRFVEMDLKGLLDGLEKRTIDAAVAALTITAEREKKIDFSHPFHNSGLGISVITEKGSSWVPLISRFFSFDFLEVIFTLFMLLLLVGLLIWFFEKDKNREQFGGSPFSGIGSGFWWSAVTMTTVGYGDKAPRTVAGRFVGLIWMFVAIIIISSFTAAITSTLTVNQIRSRVRGPQDLHKVSVGSVIYSTSATWLEENRIISKHFNSAKEALDALASGEVAAVVYDAPILKYFVLQYFKGSIHVLSSNFEKQQYGIGLSSGSPYREHINQLIPEIINSDQWQTLLFEYLGETAQL from the coding sequence ATGACTGCTGTGCAAGAGACCCGGCAAACCGGGGAAAGAAAGTTGGTCTATGAAATTTACCTGCTCGCTTTGTTACTGATTTTTATTTGTCTGGTGCCTGGGAAAAAGAACCTCGCCTTTGCAACTTCAAATTTTGCACCACAAAAAACGCAGTTTGTCGTTGGCACGAAGCATGTCCCTCCATTTGCGTTTAAAGATGACACTGGCCATTGGCAAGGCATCAGCATAGCGCTGTGGAAAACAATTGCCAAGGAGATGAACCTTGAGTATCGATTTGTGGAAATGGATCTGAAAGGGCTTCTTGATGGGCTTGAAAAAAGAACCATTGATGCTGCGGTGGCAGCACTGACCATTACGGCTGAACGCGAAAAAAAAATTGATTTTTCTCATCCTTTTCATAATAGCGGATTGGGAATTTCTGTTATCACAGAAAAGGGCAGCTCTTGGGTACCGCTGATCAGCCGTTTTTTTTCGTTTGATTTTCTCGAGGTCATTTTTACTTTGTTCATGCTGCTTTTACTGGTGGGGCTTCTGATTTGGTTTTTTGAAAAAGACAAAAATAGAGAACAATTTGGTGGATCTCCTTTTTCGGGCATTGGTTCAGGTTTCTGGTGGTCTGCCGTTACCATGACAACCGTTGGGTACGGCGATAAAGCACCCAGAACAGTAGCCGGCCGGTTTGTCGGATTAATCTGGATGTTCGTTGCCATCATTATAATTTCAAGCTTTACCGCAGCCATCACATCGACCCTTACGGTCAACCAGATTCGTTCCCGTGTCAGGGGCCCCCAAGACCTTCATAAAGTATCTGTCGGCTCGGTTATCTATTCAACCAGTGCGACATGGCTAGAAGAAAATCGGATTATCTCAAAACATTTTAATTCTGCCAAAGAGGCGCTGGATGCCCTGGCTTCAGGAGAAGTGGCGGCCGTTGTATATGATGCCCCGATTTTAAAGTATTTTGTTTTGCAATATTTTAAAGGCTCTATCCATGTTCTAAGCTCCAATTTTGAAAAGCAACAGTACGGTATCGGTCTTTCAAGTGGAAGTCCGTACAGGGAGCACATCAATCAACTTATTCCGGAGATCATCAATTCCGACCAATGGCAGACACTGCTTTTTGAATATCTGGGAGAGACCGCACAGCTCTGA
- the proC gene encoding pyrroline-5-carboxylate reductase has protein sequence MLQNKKIGFIGSGNMGEALVSGLVLSKAAKPEDIICSDVFPETLKAIQEKYGVLTTSSNIEVCEKSEIIIYATKPQILGSVLKETAPALDKSKLVISIAAGVPLAAIAAGLKKELRLIRSMPNICAFVKESATAVCAGQFVQEGDVELARAVFDSVGKTVFIQENILMDAFTGLSGSGPAYIFTIVDAMADAGVKMGLSRKDSLFLSTQTVLGAAQLLLESGEHPGQLKDRVASPGGTAIAGIHTLEQGGLRTTLINAVESATKRSMELGDMMVKDFIKNAEN, from the coding sequence ATGCTTCAGAATAAAAAAATCGGCTTCATTGGAAGCGGCAACATGGGAGAAGCCCTGGTCAGCGGGCTTGTACTGTCCAAAGCGGCAAAACCCGAAGATATCATCTGCTCGGATGTTTTTCCCGAGACACTCAAGGCGATTCAGGAAAAATACGGGGTGTTAACCACATCCAGCAATATTGAAGTGTGTGAAAAATCAGAAATCATTATCTACGCCACTAAACCCCAGATCTTGGGTTCCGTACTCAAGGAGACCGCTCCGGCCCTGGATAAATCCAAGCTTGTGATCTCCATTGCTGCAGGTGTACCCTTGGCTGCCATTGCCGCAGGCCTTAAAAAAGAACTGAGACTGATCAGATCCATGCCCAATATCTGTGCATTTGTTAAAGAGAGCGCCACAGCAGTGTGCGCTGGACAGTTCGTCCAGGAAGGTGATGTGGAACTGGCCCGGGCGGTTTTTGATTCTGTGGGGAAAACCGTATTTATCCAGGAGAATATACTCATGGATGCCTTCACAGGATTAAGCGGGTCAGGTCCGGCCTATATTTTTACCATTGTGGATGCCATGGCCGATGCCGGTGTAAAAATGGGCTTGTCCAGAAAAGATTCCCTGTTTTTATCCACCCAGACCGTGCTGGGTGCGGCTCAGCTGCTTCTTGAAAGCGGGGAACATCCGGGTCAGTTAAAAGACAGGGTTGCATCTCCTGGGGGGACTGCCATTGCCGGCATCCATACCCTGGAGCAGGGCGGGCTTCGCACAACCTTGATCAATGCCGTGGAATCTGCAACCAAGCGGTCCATGGAGCTGGGTGATATGATGGTGAAGGATTTCATCAAAAACGCGGAAAATTAA
- a CDS encoding response regulator codes for MKLQYQLNLFAIVILLSVSGAICSAGVVAIKRVTMELNAKLINNQVTNLISEIQEAHQILKNSRVDLVPNYIHRTQDDLLEVFSSYHFGKTGGLIVLDTVTKKKLIASDSKFLMHDDWIDTMLIPTKKDDPSANVFGHYVMGYHVYPDWNWLVAVFIEKKEIMAARSSFLYQAIFILAGSLAAGILLFIWFNGRVIKPIRHLSAAAESISKGEWNVLVPKIKGKNEVAKLSLIFHKMSRNLAGMYSELQRNLDDIANSKEELRLSREQFRGLVETSSDLIWEVNSRGRYSYISPQVTQLLGYKSSDLLGTNPEGLELPLNDPDEPPQVKELLSENKAFEGIERHLQKKNGETIILESSGVPFFSATGEKLGFRGIDRDITERKKAAAEQQLLQEQLTQTQKMEAIGRLAGGVAHDFNNMLSVIIGHAEMALSHLSDTDPHYQAFYEIKNAGERSSRLTRHLLAFARKQTVELKVIDLNEVISEMTSMLKRLIGEHIDFVWIPGHGLWQVKLDKSQVDQILANLCVNGRDAISGVGKITIETSNETIDEEYCLNNTYFLPGDYVCLAVSDNGCGMDDKTVSQIFEPFFTTKDAGKGTGLGLSTIYGILKQNNGFINVYSELGQGTTFKLYFRRYIGNSAVLDTQHKIKAAPIGTETILLVEDEPAILKMISSALSKNGYNVLKASLPDKAIELAGENKKIDLLLTDVIMPSMNGHQLAELITKRHSSMQCLYMSGYTADVIAHHGVLDDNINFITKPFRVKALLSKIRSILDDVQEA; via the coding sequence ATGAAGCTGCAATATCAACTTAATCTATTTGCCATCGTAATATTGCTTTCCGTATCAGGGGCCATTTGCTCGGCCGGTGTTGTTGCGATCAAGCGTGTAACCATGGAGCTTAACGCCAAACTGATAAACAACCAAGTGACTAATTTGATAAGTGAAATTCAAGAGGCCCATCAAATTCTAAAAAACAGCAGGGTCGATCTTGTTCCCAACTATATTCACCGGACTCAAGACGATTTACTGGAAGTTTTTTCATCTTACCATTTCGGTAAAACCGGAGGGCTGATCGTTTTAGATACAGTGACCAAGAAAAAACTTATCGCGTCTGATTCAAAATTTTTGATGCACGATGATTGGATTGACACAATGCTGATCCCAACCAAGAAGGACGATCCATCTGCAAACGTCTTTGGGCATTATGTGATGGGATATCATGTATATCCTGACTGGAACTGGCTTGTGGCGGTTTTTATAGAAAAAAAAGAGATCATGGCTGCCAGGAGCAGTTTTCTTTATCAGGCGATTTTTATTCTTGCCGGGAGTCTGGCAGCAGGCATCTTGCTGTTTATCTGGTTTAACGGCAGGGTCATCAAACCCATTCGCCATCTTTCGGCGGCCGCAGAGAGTATCAGCAAGGGAGAGTGGAATGTCCTTGTACCGAAAATAAAAGGCAAAAATGAAGTTGCAAAGCTTTCGTTAATTTTTCATAAAATGTCCCGGAATCTAGCTGGGATGTACAGTGAGCTGCAGAGAAATTTAGACGATATCGCAAATTCGAAAGAAGAGCTGCGACTAAGTCGGGAGCAGTTCAGGGGACTTGTAGAAACAAGCAGTGATTTGATCTGGGAGGTGAATAGTCGTGGCCGGTATTCATATATCAGTCCCCAGGTCACTCAATTGCTTGGATATAAATCGTCAGATCTGCTTGGTACGAACCCGGAAGGGTTGGAACTCCCCTTGAACGATCCGGATGAACCACCGCAAGTTAAAGAATTGTTGTCAGAGAACAAAGCCTTTGAAGGAATTGAAAGGCACCTACAGAAAAAAAACGGAGAAACCATTATACTGGAAAGCAGTGGTGTGCCGTTTTTCAGCGCAACGGGGGAAAAACTTGGGTTTCGTGGCATTGATCGTGATATCACCGAACGCAAAAAAGCGGCGGCCGAACAACAGCTTTTGCAAGAACAGCTTACCCAGACACAAAAAATGGAGGCAATCGGACGTCTTGCCGGTGGTGTCGCCCATGATTTCAACAACATGCTCAGTGTCATTATTGGTCATGCTGAGATGGCACTGTCTCATCTTTCTGACACTGATCCCCATTACCAGGCATTTTACGAAATTAAAAATGCCGGAGAGCGATCCAGCCGCCTTACCCGCCATCTTCTTGCATTTGCCAGGAAACAGACTGTAGAGCTCAAAGTCATTGATCTCAATGAGGTAATCAGTGAAATGACCTCCATGTTAAAACGCCTTATCGGGGAACATATTGATTTTGTATGGATTCCCGGCCATGGGCTCTGGCAGGTTAAGCTGGATAAAAGCCAGGTGGATCAAATTCTTGCCAACCTTTGTGTGAATGGGCGTGATGCCATTTCAGGTGTCGGGAAAATAACCATCGAGACATCAAATGAAACAATAGACGAAGAATATTGTTTAAATAATACTTATTTCCTTCCGGGAGATTATGTCTGTCTTGCTGTGAGTGATAATGGCTGCGGCATGGATGATAAAACCGTCAGCCAGATTTTTGAACCGTTTTTTACAACCAAGGACGCAGGCAAAGGTACAGGGCTTGGCTTATCAACGATCTACGGCATCCTTAAGCAGAACAACGGCTTTATTAACGTGTACAGTGAACTTGGCCAAGGCACGACATTTAAACTATATTTCAGGCGTTATATTGGAAATAGTGCCGTGTTAGACACACAGCATAAAATAAAGGCGGCTCCCATCGGCACAGAAACCATTCTGCTGGTTGAAGATGAGCCGGCAATCCTTAAGATGATCTCTTCTGCGCTGAGCAAAAACGGGTATAATGTGCTAAAGGCCAGTCTTCCGGATAAAGCGATTGAACTTGCCGGTGAAAATAAAAAAATCGACCTTTTGCTCACCGATGTGATTATGCCGTCCATGAACGGGCATCAGTTGGCAGAATTAATTACAAAGCGTCATTCATCAATGCAATGTTTATATATGTCCGGATATACAGCAGACGTTATTGCCCATCATGGGGTGCTGGACGACAACATCAACTTTATTACCAAACCGTTTAGGGTGAAAGCTTTACTCAGTAAAATACGTTCCATATTAGATGATGTCCAGGAGGCTTAA
- a CDS encoding rubredoxin: MSDPKDMYQCQVTNCGFIYDPDKGDRKGKIKKGIKFEDLPEDWRCPICGASPKSFKCLG; encoded by the coding sequence ATGTCAGATCCCAAGGATATGTACCAGTGTCAGGTTACCAACTGCGGATTTATTTATGACCCGGATAAAGGTGATCGCAAAGGAAAAATTAAAAAAGGAATAAAATTTGAAGATCTGCCCGAAGATTGGCGCTGCCCAATCTGCGGAGCCAGCCCAAAGAGTTTTAAATGCCTAGGCTAA
- the sfsA gene encoding DNA/RNA nuclease SfsA: MYKGYELPPLIKGKLLKRYKRFLADIELENGEVVTAHCPNSGSMKGCAQPGAEAWISHSTNPKRKLKYTWELTRIDGTVIGINTLVPNRLVKASVENNLIPELSGYSQVRSEVKTSEHTRLDLMLDSDNKASCFVEIKNCTLVENGIARFPDAVTTRGQKHIQELVKLAAEGHRAVLFFLVQRTDADRFTPAADIDPDYAEKLMQARLKNVEIIIRDVAFYLDADPALICLDRSLSLLDII; the protein is encoded by the coding sequence ATGTATAAAGGATATGAACTGCCGCCCTTGATCAAGGGAAAACTTTTAAAGCGGTATAAACGCTTTCTGGCGGATATTGAACTGGAAAACGGTGAAGTGGTCACGGCCCACTGCCCGAACTCCGGGTCCATGAAAGGCTGCGCCCAGCCGGGCGCCGAGGCATGGATCTCACACAGCACCAACCCGAAACGAAAGCTTAAATACACCTGGGAACTTACCCGGATTGACGGCACGGTCATCGGCATTAATACGCTGGTGCCCAACCGACTGGTCAAGGCATCTGTGGAAAACAATCTGATTCCGGAACTATCCGGATACAGTCAGGTAAGATCTGAAGTAAAAACCTCCGAACACACCCGCTTAGACCTGATGCTGGACAGTGACAATAAAGCGTCATGTTTTGTGGAAATCAAAAACTGCACCTTGGTGGAAAACGGAATCGCCAGGTTCCCGGATGCCGTTACAACACGGGGACAAAAGCATATCCAGGAACTTGTGAAACTGGCTGCCGAGGGACACAGGGCGGTTCTGTTTTTCCTTGTTCAGCGAACGGATGCCGATAGGTTCACCCCGGCCGCGGACATTGATCCGGACTATGCAGAAAAATTGATGCAGGCTCGGTTAAAGAACGTTGAAATCATTATCCGGGATGTTGCTTTTTATCTGGATGCAGACCCGGCACTGATTTGCCTGGATCGATCTTTAAGCCTCCTGGACATCATCTAA
- a CDS encoding TIGR02757 family protein, with protein MKISIQKLKSKLDQIYLAYNRKQYVDPDPLLFLYNYPDVRDREIAGIIASSLAYGRVAMIMQAVSMVLEKIGPDLHRFVMNADPKCIAGMFQNFKYRFATGDHLIALIMGLRKVIAEYGSLGACFAADQGGEADLLDGLARIRTRVIQAGGAGHLLADPQKSSACKRSHLFLRWMIRKDQVDPGGWSNVPAAALTCPVDAHMFKIGQMLGFTKRRSADRICAAQITEGFRRINPDDPVKYDFCLTRFGIRDGLDISELKRFLKDDTYHV; from the coding sequence ATGAAAATCAGCATACAAAAACTCAAATCAAAGCTGGATCAAATTTATTTGGCGTATAACCGCAAACAGTATGTTGATCCTGACCCTTTACTTTTTCTTTACAACTATCCGGATGTCCGGGACAGGGAGATCGCAGGGATTATCGCCTCAAGTCTGGCCTATGGCCGGGTGGCCATGATCATGCAGGCTGTGTCCATGGTGCTTGAAAAGATAGGGCCTGACCTTCACAGATTTGTGATGAATGCAGATCCGAAATGCATTGCCGGGATGTTTCAAAACTTTAAATATAGATTTGCCACAGGAGATCACTTAATCGCCTTGATCATGGGGCTCCGGAAGGTTATTGCCGAATACGGTTCTCTGGGGGCCTGTTTTGCTGCGGACCAGGGGGGCGAGGCAGATCTGTTGGACGGACTTGCCCGGATCAGAACACGGGTCATACAGGCAGGGGGCGCAGGGCACCTTCTAGCAGATCCCCAAAAATCGTCTGCCTGCAAACGCAGCCACCTGTTTTTAAGATGGATGATACGCAAAGACCAGGTGGATCCGGGGGGCTGGTCCAACGTACCGGCCGCTGCGCTGACCTGTCCTGTGGATGCACACATGTTTAAAATCGGACAGATGCTTGGATTTACAAAACGACGAAGTGCCGACAGGATCTGCGCCGCCCAGATCACAGAAGGTTTCAGGCGGATCAACCCGGATGATCCGGTAAAATATGATTTCTGTCTTACCCGCTTCGGCATTCGTGACGGGCTTGACATTTCCGAATTGAAACGGTTTTTAAAGGATGATACCTATCATGTATAA